A section of the Bacillus pumilus genome encodes:
- the mmgD gene encoding citrate synthase, translating into MTEQLQYKPGLEDIVASETSISYLDVQQEEIVIRGYDLIELAQKKTYLETAYLLIYGRLPDAMEYHQFQQDISSQTNLHPTIQTILTKLPKTTHPMDAMRTCISALSGYDDALQDRSEACQQRRAVRLLGQLPAIVAGSYHILTKDAAISPDQTKSYTETFLTMLTGRTPTQDEITAFDQTLTLYSEHELPNSTFAARVIASTHSDMYGAFTGAISSLKGDLHGGANEAVMHMLLEGKTTEGFLALIERKLAAKEKMMGFGHRVYMRKMDPRAALLKRSLKTLTESKGDTTLYDMCVAGEAYMKEKKNLYPNLDYYAAPIYYVLGIPISLYTPIFFAARASGLAAHVIEQHLHNRIFRPRVRYLGPRGLKVSDDDRKKGE; encoded by the coding sequence ATGACTGAACAACTGCAGTATAAACCGGGGCTTGAAGACATTGTGGCAAGCGAAACGTCGATCTCATACTTAGATGTGCAGCAAGAAGAGATTGTAATTCGCGGGTATGACCTCATCGAGTTGGCACAAAAAAAGACCTATTTAGAAACAGCCTATCTGCTTATTTATGGAAGATTACCAGATGCCATGGAATATCATCAATTTCAGCAAGACATTTCCTCACAAACCAACTTACATCCGACCATTCAAACCATTTTAACAAAACTGCCAAAAACCACCCATCCGATGGATGCCATGAGAACGTGCATATCTGCTCTTAGTGGATACGATGATGCATTACAAGATCGATCAGAAGCGTGCCAGCAAAGACGTGCTGTTCGATTACTCGGCCAGCTGCCGGCGATTGTCGCTGGAAGCTATCATATTCTCACAAAAGACGCCGCTATTTCTCCAGATCAGACCAAATCCTACACTGAAACCTTTTTAACCATGCTAACCGGACGCACGCCAACCCAAGACGAAATCACCGCTTTTGACCAAACACTCACATTATATAGTGAACATGAGCTACCTAATTCAACATTTGCTGCTAGAGTCATTGCTTCCACACATTCTGACATGTATGGTGCTTTTACTGGAGCAATTTCTTCATTAAAAGGTGACTTGCACGGGGGAGCGAATGAAGCCGTCATGCATATGCTTCTCGAAGGAAAAACAACAGAAGGCTTCCTTGCGCTCATTGAGCGAAAATTAGCTGCAAAGGAAAAGATGATGGGCTTTGGCCATAGGGTATACATGAGAAAAATGGACCCAAGAGCCGCTCTTTTAAAACGATCATTGAAAACGCTTACCGAATCAAAGGGCGATACAACGCTGTATGACATGTGTGTAGCAGGAGAGGCATACATGAAAGAGAAGAAAAATCTCTATCCAAACCTTGATTATTACGCCGCACCTATTTATTACGTGCTCGGGATTCCAATTTCACTTTATACACCGATTTTCTTTGCTGCAAGAGCTAGCGGATTAGCTGCTCATGTCATTGAACAGCATTTGCATAATCGCATTTTCAGACCGAGAGTCCGGTATTTAGGACCAAGAGGATTAAAAGTTTCAGATGATGATAGAAAAAAGGGGGAATGA
- a CDS encoding DUF420 domain-containing protein yields MKEQNQKPKNFTGIVIILTIAINGLIALLFLMPKSDKFSHLDITFLPLLNAVMNSFTFIFLLSALIMIKQKNIKAHRRFIFAAFSTTLVFLISYVTYHSMAADTHFGGEGIIRPIYFFILITHIVLSAVIVPLALITLFRGAQMQVERHRKIARWTMPLWLYVSLTGVIVYMMISPYYS; encoded by the coding sequence ATGAAAGAACAGAATCAAAAACCGAAAAATTTTACTGGTATTGTGATCATTTTAACAATTGCCATAAACGGATTAATCGCTTTATTATTTTTAATGCCAAAATCAGATAAATTTAGTCATCTGGATATTACATTTTTGCCGTTACTAAATGCCGTGATGAACAGCTTTACGTTTATCTTTTTACTTTCAGCACTCATCATGATTAAACAAAAAAACATTAAAGCGCATAGACGATTTATCTTTGCTGCATTTTCAACAACACTGGTCTTTTTAATTTCGTATGTGACCTATCATTCAATGGCAGCTGATACCCATTTCGGAGGAGAAGGGATCATCCGTCCAATTTACTTCTTTATTTTAATCACACATATCGTCTTATCAGCAGTCATTGTACCGCTTGCCCTGATTACGCTATTTAGAGGCGCACAGATGCAAGTCGAGCGCCACCGTAAAATTGCTCGCTGGACAATGCCGCTATGGCTTTATGTCAGCCTTACTGGCGTCATTGTCTATATGATGATTTCTCCATACTACAGCTAA
- a CDS encoding LysM peptidoglycan-binding and 3D domain-containing protein → MKKTIMSLVAVAAISTTAFGAQQASAKEITVQKGDTLWGISQKNDVSLKDLKGWNNLSTDMIYVGDKLTISSKEKTQEQYKVQKGDSLWKIAQKFNVSISDIKSWNNLNSDIIMVGSTLSVAGQSSAPVSSEPVQKQEPVQKEQTTKKAAPKKETAKAESSSASQSVQKEMTVTATAYTANDGGISGITATGVNLNKNPNAKVIAVDPSVIPLGSKVYVEGYGEAIAADTGGAIKGNKIDVHVPSKSQAKNWGVKSVKVKVLN, encoded by the coding sequence ATGAAGAAGACTATTATGTCCTTGGTTGCTGTTGCAGCAATCTCAACAACAGCATTTGGAGCACAGCAAGCTTCTGCAAAGGAAATCACTGTACAGAAAGGTGATACACTTTGGGGAATCTCACAAAAAAATGATGTGTCTCTAAAGGACCTAAAGGGTTGGAACAATTTATCTACTGATATGATCTATGTGGGTGATAAATTGACAATCTCTTCAAAAGAGAAAACTCAGGAGCAGTATAAAGTCCAGAAGGGGGACAGCCTCTGGAAAATCGCTCAAAAATTCAATGTGTCAATTAGCGATATTAAGTCTTGGAATAACTTAAACTCAGATATAATTATGGTTGGTTCAACACTAAGTGTTGCTGGCCAAAGCTCGGCTCCGGTAAGCTCAGAACCTGTTCAAAAACAGGAACCTGTCCAAAAAGAGCAAACAACGAAAAAAGCTGCTCCTAAAAAGGAAACAGCTAAAGCAGAATCATCTTCTGCTAGTCAGAGTGTACAAAAAGAAATGACTGTTACGGCTACGGCTTATACAGCAAATGATGGTGGCATCTCAGGTATCACTGCAACAGGGGTAAACTTAAACAAAAACCCAAATGCAAAAGTAATTGCAGTAGATCCTAGTGTCATTCCATTAGGAAGTAAGGTTTATGTTGAAGGCTACGGTGAAGCCATCGCAGCAGATACTGGCGGCGCAATTAAAGGTAACAAAATTGATGTACATGTACCAAGCAAATCCCAAGCGAAAAATTGGGGCGTAAAATCAGTCAAAGTAAAAGTACTTAACTAG
- the recQ gene encoding DNA helicase RecQ produces the protein MLEQAEALLKQYYGFDAFRNGQKQAIEAIVNKQKDTVCIMPTGGGKSVCYQIPALMMEGTTIVVSPLISLMKDQVDALNEMGIRSSFLNSTLSASEMNERLKKCEKGEYELLYITPERLQNERFFQLLDRLTIPLIAIDEAHCISEWGHDFRPSYRFIQECLNKLSKRPVIVALTATATKKVQQDICEQLGINGEETIFTGFARENLSFQVIKGENSERFITQYMKKNSLESGIIYTATRKEADQIYHRLKKQKIKAGVYHGGLDDHTREEQQNLFLNDDIQVMVATSAFGMGINKSNVRFVIHHQIPRDIESYYQEAGRAGRDGLESECILLFSPQGVRVQRFLIEQSIEDETRYQHELLKLRQMVDYCHTEQCLQQFVMDYFDQTASSPCGKCSNCLDEREREEVTREAQMVLSCTVRMNERFGKMMIAQVLAGSKNKKVLELGFDRLPTYALMKQHSAQQISDFIEFLITEEYLHMSEGAYPTLKVTHKGKKVLVGQEAVYKKQAIKAEAIQENDALFERLRSLRMKLAREQGVPPFVVFSDQTLKEMSAVEPQTDEELLQIKGIGAQKREKYGDVFLEEIRLFIEKEKK, from the coding sequence ATGTTAGAACAAGCAGAAGCACTCCTGAAACAATATTATGGCTTTGATGCCTTTAGAAATGGACAGAAACAAGCCATTGAAGCGATTGTAAATAAACAAAAGGATACCGTCTGCATTATGCCGACAGGCGGAGGGAAGTCAGTTTGCTATCAGATCCCTGCGCTCATGATGGAAGGGACAACGATCGTCGTATCTCCGCTTATATCTTTAATGAAGGATCAGGTGGATGCGTTAAATGAGATGGGCATACGTTCTTCCTTTTTAAACAGCACCCTGTCTGCATCTGAAATGAATGAAAGGCTGAAAAAATGCGAAAAAGGGGAATATGAACTTCTTTATATCACCCCTGAACGCTTACAAAATGAACGTTTTTTTCAGCTGCTAGATCGGTTAACGATTCCTTTAATTGCAATTGATGAGGCGCACTGTATATCCGAGTGGGGACATGATTTTAGGCCAAGTTATCGCTTCATTCAAGAATGCTTGAACAAGCTGTCAAAAAGACCGGTGATTGTCGCATTAACAGCTACAGCGACGAAAAAGGTCCAACAAGATATATGTGAACAGCTTGGTATAAACGGAGAAGAAACCATTTTTACTGGGTTTGCTAGAGAAAATTTGTCCTTTCAAGTGATCAAAGGAGAAAACAGTGAACGTTTTATCACACAATATATGAAGAAAAACAGTCTTGAGTCTGGCATTATTTATACTGCCACTCGTAAAGAAGCGGATCAAATTTATCATCGACTAAAAAAACAAAAGATCAAAGCTGGTGTTTATCATGGTGGCTTGGATGATCATACGAGAGAAGAGCAGCAAAACCTCTTTTTAAATGATGATATCCAGGTGATGGTCGCCACATCAGCATTTGGCATGGGGATCAATAAGTCGAATGTGCGTTTTGTGATCCATCATCAAATTCCAAGGGATATAGAAAGCTACTATCAAGAAGCTGGGCGTGCCGGTAGAGATGGGCTTGAAAGTGAATGCATTTTACTGTTTTCACCTCAAGGTGTAAGGGTGCAACGTTTTCTCATTGAACAGTCAATAGAAGATGAGACGCGCTACCAGCATGAGTTGCTTAAATTAAGGCAAATGGTGGATTACTGTCATACTGAGCAATGTTTGCAGCAATTTGTGATGGATTATTTTGATCAAACAGCTAGTTCGCCTTGCGGTAAATGCAGCAATTGCCTTGATGAAAGAGAGCGTGAAGAGGTCACAAGAGAAGCGCAGATGGTGTTATCTTGTACAGTGAGAATGAATGAGCGATTCGGTAAAATGATGATCGCCCAAGTACTGGCAGGCTCTAAAAACAAAAAAGTGCTAGAGCTAGGTTTTGACCGCCTCCCTACATATGCTTTAATGAAACAACATTCGGCTCAACAAATCAGTGACTTCATTGAATTTTTAATTACAGAAGAGTATTTGCACATGTCTGAAGGGGCTTACCCAACACTTAAGGTGACCCATAAAGGGAAGAAAGTGCTAGTTGGACAAGAGGCAGTGTATAAAAAGCAGGCGATCAAAGCAGAAGCTATTCAAGAAAATGATGCACTATTTGAGCGATTGAGATCGCTTAGAATGAAGCTAGCTAGAGAGCAAGGTGTTCCGCCTTTTGTTGTTTTTTCTGATCAAACATTGAAGGAAATGTCAGCGGTAGAGCCTCAAACAGATGAAGAATTACTCCAAATTAAGGGGATTGGCGCTCAAAAAAGAGAGAAATACGGAGATGTTTTTTTAGAAGAAATTCGTTTATTTATAGAAAAAGAGAAAAAATAA
- a CDS encoding TraR/DksA family transcriptional regulator translates to MGLTKEQKADLYERLNQLKEDVKGSKKKEESMLSESSEISNGVGNHIADHGSIYLDRMTEQTLDQVDDQLEAEIDAALKRMEDGTYGICEKTGKEIPYDRLKAVPYTRYSIDAKKNEETTQDPNEFDRNFSDQMRDLTNRQTMDQMHSDTYERLEEEQDVDIDDDK, encoded by the coding sequence GTGGGCTTAACGAAAGAACAAAAAGCTGATTTATACGAGAGATTGAATCAATTAAAGGAAGATGTAAAAGGGTCAAAAAAGAAAGAGGAATCTATGCTAAGTGAATCGAGCGAGATTTCAAATGGTGTAGGGAACCATATCGCTGATCATGGAAGCATCTATTTAGACCGCATGACCGAACAAACGCTGGACCAAGTTGATGACCAGCTTGAAGCCGAAATTGATGCAGCACTGAAACGAATGGAAGACGGAACATATGGGATTTGTGAGAAAACAGGGAAAGAGATTCCCTATGACCGTTTAAAAGCAGTTCCCTATACACGCTATTCAATTGATGCGAAGAAAAACGAAGAAACCACTCAAGATCCAAATGAGTTTGACCGTAATTTCTCTGATCAAATGCGTGATTTAACAAATAGACAAACAATGGATCAGATGCATTCAGATACGTATGAACGATTAGAGGAAGAGCAGGATGTTGACATAGATGATGATAAATAG
- a CDS encoding SDR family oxidoreductase — MKVLVAGANGHTGRLVIRYLKEKGHEPLALIRDEKQADALKELGALPVIGDLEQDVTDAVKQADAVIFAAGSGSKTGADKTIAVDQEGAKRLVDTAKKENIQHFVMLSSYNADDPNQGKGQGSMEIYYEAKRKADEHLKQSGLSYTIVRPGALLHEEKTGKIEAAAHIPDDQNIEISREDVATVLVESLTESNVKNKSFDLIKGDKSVEEALRTL; from the coding sequence ATGAAAGTATTAGTTGCTGGAGCAAATGGACATACAGGTAGGCTCGTCATTCGTTATTTAAAAGAAAAAGGACATGAGCCGCTTGCTCTTATTCGAGATGAAAAACAAGCGGATGCGCTAAAAGAACTTGGTGCATTACCTGTCATCGGTGATCTTGAACAGGATGTGACAGATGCTGTGAAACAAGCAGATGCTGTCATCTTTGCAGCTGGTTCAGGCTCAAAAACGGGGGCAGATAAGACGATTGCAGTGGATCAAGAAGGTGCAAAACGTCTTGTTGACACAGCGAAAAAAGAAAATATTCAGCATTTTGTGATGCTGAGTTCCTATAATGCCGATGATCCAAACCAAGGAAAAGGACAAGGAAGTATGGAAATTTATTATGAGGCAAAAAGAAAAGCAGATGAACACCTTAAACAGTCTGGGCTTTCCTATACCATTGTCCGACCAGGTGCCTTGCTGCATGAGGAAAAGACAGGAAAGATTGAAGCTGCAGCGCATATTCCAGATGATCAAAACATTGAGATTTCAAGAGAGGACGTAGCTACTGTTCTTGTGGAAAGCTTAACAGAATCCAATGTGAAAAATAAGTCCTTTGATTTGATTAAAGGCGATAAATCAGTAGAAGAAGCACTTCGCACCTTGTAA